Proteins co-encoded in one Xiphophorus hellerii strain 12219 chromosome 10, Xiphophorus_hellerii-4.1, whole genome shotgun sequence genomic window:
- the col1a1b gene encoding collagen, type I, alpha 1b isoform X5, which yields MFSFVDIRLALLLSATVLLARGQGEDDKQFGSCTSEGQSYNDKDVWKPEPCQICVCDMGTILCDEVICDDTSHCEDPYIPDGECCPVCPDEGPPTEPTIPKGPTGPTGDPGLPGLPGNDGIPGTPGLPGPPGPPGIPGLGGNFSPQMSYFDPSKSSGPPVPGPVGPPGPRGAPGLPGPPGPSGSPGPQGEPGEPGAVGPMGPRGPAGPPGKNGDDGEAGKAGRPGERGAAGPQGARGFPGTPGLPGIKGHRGFPGLDGAKGDGGPAGPKGEPGVPGENGIPGAMGARGLPGERGRPGSAGPAGARGNDGNTGPAGPPGPTGSAGPPGFPGAVGAKGETGPAGGRGSEGPQGARGEPGNPGPAGPAGPAGSPGSDGQPGAKGANGAPGIAGAPGFPGNRGPAGAQGGAGAPGPKGNNGEPGPPGPKGEAGAKGEPGPAGLQGLSGPSGEEGKRGPRGEPGGAGPRGPPGERGAPGARGFPGSDGAAGGKGAPGERGAPGPMGSQGATGEGGSSGAPGAPGSKGVTGSPGSPGPDGKVGPAGAPGQDGRPGPPGPSGSRGQPGVMGFPGPKGAAGESGKPGERGPGGAGGSVGAPGKDGDVGAPGPSGPGGPAGEKGEQGPSGAPGFQGLPGPQGATGESGKPGEQGVPGEAGPPGPSGPRGDRGFPGERGGPGPAGPTGSRGSPGAGGNDGPKGEPGAGGAPGSAGLPGMQGMPGERGSAGIPGPKGERGDGGAKGSDGAAGKDGVRGLTGAIGLPGPPGSQGEKGESGPSGVVGPSGPRGSPGERGESGPAGPAGFAGPPGVHGDRGPAGASGPAGPRGPSGNNGSPGKDGQNGMPGPIGPPGPRGRNGELGPSGPPGPPGPPGPPGAPGSAFEFVAPPQQEKGPDPLRGGYRADDPNMMRDRDMEVDTTLKTLTQKVENIRSPDGSQKSPARMCRDLRMCHPEWKSGTYWVDPNQGSSLDAIQVHCNMETGETCVYPIDSNIPMKNWYLSKNLREKKHIWFSESMTGGFQFQYGTEGADPEDVNIQISFMRLMSNQASQNVTYHCKNSIAYMDSAAGNLKKALLLQGSNDVEIRAEGNSRFTYSVSEDGCSSHTGTWGKTVIDYKTSKTSRLPIIDIAPMDVGAPDQEFGVEVGPVCFL from the exons ATGTTCAGCTTTGTGGATATTCGGTTAGCGCTTTTGCTCAGCGCAACAGTGCTTTTGGCGAGAGGTCAAGGCGAGGATGATA agCAATTTGGCAGCTGCACATCAGAAGGACAGTCGTACAATGACAAGGATGTATGGAAACCAGAACCCTGCCAGATCTGCGTGTGCGACATGGGGACCATCCTGTGCGACGAGGTGATCTGCGACGACACGTCCCATTGTGAAGACCCCTACATTCCAGATGGAGAGTGCTGCCCTGTCTGCCCCGATGAGG gtCCTCCCACTGAACCTACG ATTCCAAAGGGACCCACTGGCCCCACAGGAGATCCG GGTCTTCCTGGTCTCCCTGGCAATGATGGAATCCCCGGAACGCCTGGCTTGCCCGGCCCACCTGGCCCCCCTGGCATCCCTGGCCTTGGTGGA AACTTCTCTCCTCAAATGAGCTACTTCGACCCCTCCAAGTCCAGCGGCCCACCCGTCCCCGGCCCAGTT GGTCCTCCTGGTCCCCGTGGTGCTCCTGGTCTTCCCGGCCCACCC GGTCCTTCAGGTAGCCCAGGGCCCCAAGGAGAGCCTGGTGAGCCCGGTGCTGTG GGTCCAATGGGTCCCCGCGGTCCCGCAGGCCCTCCCGGAAAGAATGGAGATGAT GGTGAGGCTGGTAAAGCTGGACGCCCCGGTGAGCGCGGAGCTGCTGGCCCTCAG GGTGCTCGTGGATTCCCCGGAACCCCTGGACTGCCTGGCATCAAGGGACACAGA GGTTTCCCCGGTCTTGATGGAGCCAAGGGAGACGGTGGACCTGCTGGTCCTAAG GGAGAGCCTGGTGTCCCCGGAGAGAATGGCATCCCAGGTGCCATG GGTGCCCGTGGTCTTCCTGGTGAGAGAGGCCGCCCTGGATCTGCTGGCCCTGCT GGTGCTCGTGGTAACGATGGCAACACCGGCCCTGCTGGTCCTCCC GGACCCACTGGATCTGCCGGACCCCCTGGATTCCCCGGTGCTGTCGGTGCTAAG GGTGAGACCGGTCCTGCCGGAGGTCGTGGATCTGAGGGACCCCAGGGAGCCCGTGGTGAGCCCGGTAACCCAGGACCTGCTGGACCCGCTGGACCTGCT GGTTCTCCTGGATCTGATGGTCAGCCTGGTGCTAAAGGTGCTAAT GGCGCTCCCGGTATCGCTGGTGCTCCTGGTTTCCCCGGTAACCGTGGTCCTGCTGGAGCTCAGGGAGGCGCTGGTGCTCCCGGTCCCAAGGGTAACAAT GGCGAGCCTGGTCCTCCAGGTCCTAAGGGAGAGGCTGGTGCCAAGGGTGAGCCT GGCCCAGCTGGACTTCAGGGACTTTCTGGCCCCTCTGGTGAGGAGGGAAAGCGAGGACCTCGTGGAGAGCCTGGTGGTGCCGGACCCCGTGGACCCCCTGGAGAGcgt GGCGCCCCCGGTGCTCGCGGTTtccctggttctgatggagctgctggtGGAAAG GGCGCCCCAGGTGAGCGCGGTGCCCCCGGACCAATGGGATCTCAGGGAGCCACCGGTGAGGGCGGAAGCTCCGGCGCTCCTGGCGCTCCAGGATCAAAG GGTGTGACCGGTAGCCCCGGAAGCCCCGGCCCTGACGGCAAAGTCGGACCTGCT GGTGCTCCTGGTCAAGATGGCCGCCCCGGACCTCCTGGCCCCTCTGGATCCAGAGGACAGCCCGGAGTCATGGGATTCCCCGGACCCAAGGGAGCCGCT GGCGAATCTGGTAAACCTGGCGAGAGAGGACCTGGTGGAGCTGGTGGCTCAGTT GGTGCTCCAGGTAAAGATGGTGATGTTGGAGCTCCCGGACCTTCTGGACCTGGT GGACCTGCTGGAGAGAAAGGAGAGCAGGGACCATCTGGTGCACCAGGATTCCAA GGTCTTCCTGGACCCCAAGGTGCTACTGGTGAGAGTGGCAAGCCTGGCGAGCAG GGCGTTCCTGGAGAGGCCGGACCACCTGGCCCATCTGGACCCAGA GGTGACAGAGGCTTCCCTGGTGAGCGTGGTGGTCCCGGGCCTGCCGGTCCAACTGGATCCCGTGGCTCCCCTGGTGCTGGTGGAAACGATGGACCTAAG GGAGAGCCTGGAGCTGGTGGCGCCCCCGGTAGTGCGGGACTCCCTGGTATGCAGGGTATGCCTGGAGAGCGAGGATCTGCCGGTATTCCTGGACCAAAGGGAGAGAGA GGAGACGGTGGTGCTAAGGGTTCTGACGGCGCCGCTGGCAAAGATGGCGTGCGTGGTCTGACTGGTGCTATTGGACTTCCTGGACCTCCTGGTTCTCAGGGTGAGAAG GGAGAGTCTGGTCCCTCTGGAGTCGTTGGACCCTCTGGTCCTCGTGGTTCCCCT GGTGAGCGTGGAGAGTCTGGACCTGCTGGACCTGCTGGATTCGCTGGACCTCCT GGAGTTCATGGAGACAGAGGACCCGCTGGTGCTTCCGGACCCGCTGGACCCCGA GGACCATCTGGAAACAACGGCAGCCCTGGTAAGGACGGTCAGAACGGTATGCCCGGACCCATCGGACCCCCTGGACCTCGTGGTCGCAATGGAGAGTTGGGACCTTCT GGTCCTCCTGGACCTCCTGGACCCCCTGGACCTCCTGGAGCCCCTGGCAGTGCCTTTGAATTCGTCGCACCACCCCAGCAGGAGAAGGGCCCAGATCCTCTCCGTGGTGGCTACCGCGCTGATGACCCCAACATGATGCGCGACCGTGACATGGAGGTCGACACCACCTTGAAGACCCTGACCCAGAAGGTCGAGAATATCCGCAGCCCCGACGGCTCCCAGAAGAGCCCTGCTCGCATGTGCCGTGACCTGAGAATGTGCCACCCTGAATGGAAGAGCG GCACATACTGGGTTGACCCCAACCAGGGCTCTTCTCTGGACGCCATCCAGGTCCACTGCAACATGGAGACTGGAGAGACCTGCGTCTACCCCATCGATTCCAACATCCCCATGAAGAACTGGTACCTCAGCAAGAACCTCAGAGAGAAGAAGCACATCTGGTTCAGCGAGTCCATGACAGGTGGATTCCAG TTCCAGTATGGCACCGAGGGAGCTGATCCCGAGGACGTCAACATCCAGATCTCCTTCATGCGCCTGATGTCCAACCAGGCCTCACAGAACGTGACATATCACTGCAAGAACAGCATTGCCTACATGGATTCTGCAGCAGGCAACCTGAAGAAGGCCCTCCTTCTCCAGGGCTCCAACGATGTCGAGATCAGAGCCGAAGGCAACAGCCGCTTCACATACAGCGTCAGCGAGGATGGCTGCTCG TCACACACTGGCACATGGGGCAAGACAGTCATCGACTACAAGACATCGAAAACATCCCGACTGCCCATCATTGACATTGCTCCTATGGATGTTGGTGCACCCGATCAGGAATTTGGCGTTGAAGTTGGCCCCGTTTgcttcttgtaa
- the col1a1b gene encoding collagen, type I, alpha 1b isoform X1 translates to MFSFVDIRLALLLSATVLLARGQGEDDKQFGSCTSEGQSYNDKDVWKPEPCQICVCDMGTILCDEVICDDTSHCEDPYIPDGECCPVCPDEGPPTEPTIPKGPTGPTGDPGLPGLPGNDGIPGTPGLPGPPGPPGIPGLGGNFSPQMSYFDPSKSSGPPVPGPVGPPGPRGAPGLPGPPGPSGSPGPQGEPGEPGAVGPMGPRGPAGPPGKNGDDGEAGKAGRPGERGAAGPQGARGFPGTPGLPGIKGHRGFPGLDGAKGDGGPAGPKGEPGVPGENGIPGAMGARGLPGERGRPGSAGPAGARGNDGNTGPAGPPGPTGSAGPPGFPGAVGAKGETGPAGGRGSEGPQGARGEPGNPGPAGPAGPAGSPGSDGQPGAKGANGAPGIAGAPGFPGNRGPAGAQGGAGAPGPKGNNGEPGPPGPKGEAGAKGEPGPAGLQGLSGPSGEEGKRGPRGEPGGAGPRGPPGERGAPGARGFPGSDGAAGGKGAPGERGAPGPMGSQGATGEGGSSGAPGAPGSKGVTGSPGSPGPDGKVGPAGAPGQDGRPGPPGPSGSRGQPGVMGFPGPKGAAGESGKPGERGPGGAGGSVGAPGKDGDVGAPGPSGPGGPAGEKGEQGPSGAPGFQGLPGPQGATGESGKPGEQGVPGEAGPPGPSGPRGDRGFPGERGGPGPAGPTGSRGSPGAGGNDGPKGEPGAGGAPGSAGLPGMQGMPGERGSAGIPGPKGERGDGGAKGSDGAAGKDGVRGLTGAIGLPGPPGSQGEKGESGPSGVVGPSGPRGSPGERGESGPAGPAGFAGPPGADGQPGAKGESGDTGPKGDAGSAGPPGPVGSSGPQGPAGATGPKGARGGAGPPGSTGFPGPAGRVGPPGPSGAAGPPGPSGPVGKDGPRGSRGETGPAGRPGESGAAGAPGPSGEKGSPGSDGSPGAPGLPGPQGIAGVRGIVGLTGQRGERGSSGIPGPAGEPGKQGPSGLVGERGPPGPAGPPGLSGAPGEAGREGSSGHDGASGRDGPPGPKGDRGESGMAGPPGPPGAPGAPGGVGPSGKSGERGESGPAGPVGPAGIGGPRGSSGPAGAKGDRGEAGEAGDRGHKGHRGLSGQPGLPGPPGVHGDRGPAGASGPAGPRGPSGNNGSPGKDGQNGMPGPIGPPGPRGRNGELGPSGPPGPPGPPGPPGAPGSAFEFVAPPQQEKGPDPLRGGYRADDPNMMRDRDMEVDTTLKTLTQKVENIRSPDGSQKSPARMCRDLRMCHPEWKSGTYWVDPNQGSSLDAIQVHCNMETGETCVYPIDSNIPMKNWYLSKNLREKKHIWFSESMTGGFQFQYGTEGADPEDVNIQISFMRLMSNQASQNVTYHCKNSIAYMDSAAGNLKKALLLQGSNDVEIRAEGNSRFTYSVSEDGCSSHTGTWGKTVIDYKTSKTSRLPIIDIAPMDVGAPDQEFGVEVGPVCFL, encoded by the exons ATGTTCAGCTTTGTGGATATTCGGTTAGCGCTTTTGCTCAGCGCAACAGTGCTTTTGGCGAGAGGTCAAGGCGAGGATGATA agCAATTTGGCAGCTGCACATCAGAAGGACAGTCGTACAATGACAAGGATGTATGGAAACCAGAACCCTGCCAGATCTGCGTGTGCGACATGGGGACCATCCTGTGCGACGAGGTGATCTGCGACGACACGTCCCATTGTGAAGACCCCTACATTCCAGATGGAGAGTGCTGCCCTGTCTGCCCCGATGAGG gtCCTCCCACTGAACCTACG ATTCCAAAGGGACCCACTGGCCCCACAGGAGATCCG GGTCTTCCTGGTCTCCCTGGCAATGATGGAATCCCCGGAACGCCTGGCTTGCCCGGCCCACCTGGCCCCCCTGGCATCCCTGGCCTTGGTGGA AACTTCTCTCCTCAAATGAGCTACTTCGACCCCTCCAAGTCCAGCGGCCCACCCGTCCCCGGCCCAGTT GGTCCTCCTGGTCCCCGTGGTGCTCCTGGTCTTCCCGGCCCACCC GGTCCTTCAGGTAGCCCAGGGCCCCAAGGAGAGCCTGGTGAGCCCGGTGCTGTG GGTCCAATGGGTCCCCGCGGTCCCGCAGGCCCTCCCGGAAAGAATGGAGATGAT GGTGAGGCTGGTAAAGCTGGACGCCCCGGTGAGCGCGGAGCTGCTGGCCCTCAG GGTGCTCGTGGATTCCCCGGAACCCCTGGACTGCCTGGCATCAAGGGACACAGA GGTTTCCCCGGTCTTGATGGAGCCAAGGGAGACGGTGGACCTGCTGGTCCTAAG GGAGAGCCTGGTGTCCCCGGAGAGAATGGCATCCCAGGTGCCATG GGTGCCCGTGGTCTTCCTGGTGAGAGAGGCCGCCCTGGATCTGCTGGCCCTGCT GGTGCTCGTGGTAACGATGGCAACACCGGCCCTGCTGGTCCTCCC GGACCCACTGGATCTGCCGGACCCCCTGGATTCCCCGGTGCTGTCGGTGCTAAG GGTGAGACCGGTCCTGCCGGAGGTCGTGGATCTGAGGGACCCCAGGGAGCCCGTGGTGAGCCCGGTAACCCAGGACCTGCTGGACCCGCTGGACCTGCT GGTTCTCCTGGATCTGATGGTCAGCCTGGTGCTAAAGGTGCTAAT GGCGCTCCCGGTATCGCTGGTGCTCCTGGTTTCCCCGGTAACCGTGGTCCTGCTGGAGCTCAGGGAGGCGCTGGTGCTCCCGGTCCCAAGGGTAACAAT GGCGAGCCTGGTCCTCCAGGTCCTAAGGGAGAGGCTGGTGCCAAGGGTGAGCCT GGCCCAGCTGGACTTCAGGGACTTTCTGGCCCCTCTGGTGAGGAGGGAAAGCGAGGACCTCGTGGAGAGCCTGGTGGTGCCGGACCCCGTGGACCCCCTGGAGAGcgt GGCGCCCCCGGTGCTCGCGGTTtccctggttctgatggagctgctggtGGAAAG GGCGCCCCAGGTGAGCGCGGTGCCCCCGGACCAATGGGATCTCAGGGAGCCACCGGTGAGGGCGGAAGCTCCGGCGCTCCTGGCGCTCCAGGATCAAAG GGTGTGACCGGTAGCCCCGGAAGCCCCGGCCCTGACGGCAAAGTCGGACCTGCT GGTGCTCCTGGTCAAGATGGCCGCCCCGGACCTCCTGGCCCCTCTGGATCCAGAGGACAGCCCGGAGTCATGGGATTCCCCGGACCCAAGGGAGCCGCT GGCGAATCTGGTAAACCTGGCGAGAGAGGACCTGGTGGAGCTGGTGGCTCAGTT GGTGCTCCAGGTAAAGATGGTGATGTTGGAGCTCCCGGACCTTCTGGACCTGGT GGACCTGCTGGAGAGAAAGGAGAGCAGGGACCATCTGGTGCACCAGGATTCCAA GGTCTTCCTGGACCCCAAGGTGCTACTGGTGAGAGTGGCAAGCCTGGCGAGCAG GGCGTTCCTGGAGAGGCCGGACCACCTGGCCCATCTGGACCCAGA GGTGACAGAGGCTTCCCTGGTGAGCGTGGTGGTCCCGGGCCTGCCGGTCCAACTGGATCCCGTGGCTCCCCTGGTGCTGGTGGAAACGATGGACCTAAG GGAGAGCCTGGAGCTGGTGGCGCCCCCGGTAGTGCGGGACTCCCTGGTATGCAGGGTATGCCTGGAGAGCGAGGATCTGCCGGTATTCCTGGACCAAAGGGAGAGAGA GGAGACGGTGGTGCTAAGGGTTCTGACGGCGCCGCTGGCAAAGATGGCGTGCGTGGTCTGACTGGTGCTATTGGACTTCCTGGACCTCCTGGTTCTCAGGGTGAGAAG GGAGAGTCTGGTCCCTCTGGAGTCGTTGGACCCTCTGGTCCTCGTGGTTCCCCT GGTGAGCGTGGAGAGTCTGGACCTGCTGGACCTGCTGGATTCGCTGGACCTCCT GGTGCTGATGGTCAGCCTGGTGCCAAGGGAGAGAGTGGTGACACCGGACCAAAGGGAGACGCCGGCTCTGCTGGACCTCCTGGACCTGTCGGATCTTCCGGTCCTCAG GGACCTGCTGGTGCTACTGGACCCAAAGGTGCTCGTGGTGGTGCTGGACCTCCT GGTTCTACTGGTTTCCCTGGACCTGCCGGCAGAGTTGGCCCCCCTGGCCCCTCT GGAGCTGCTGGACCCCCTGGACCCTCCGGACCTGTTGGAAAGGACGGACCCCGAGGATCCCGTGGTGAGACCGGCCCTGCTGGTCGCCCTGGTGAGTCTGGTGCTGCCGGTGCTCCTGGTCCCAGTGGAGAAAAGGGATCCCCTGGCTCTGACGGATCCCCT GGTGCCCCCGGTCTGCCTGGACCCCAGGGTATTGCTGGAGTGAGAGGTATTGTAGGTCTCACTGGACAGCGTGGAGAGCGTGGTTCCTCTGGTATCCCTGGCCCCGCT GGTGAGCCTGGTAAGCAGGGACCTTCTGGCCTTGTTGGTGAGCGTGGACCCCCTGGACCTGCTGGACCCCCTGGACTGTCTGGTGCCCCCGGAGAGGCTGGTCGTGAG GGATCTTCTGGTCATGATGGTGCTTCTGGTCGTGACGGTCCTCCTGGCCCCAAG GGAGACCGTGGTGAGAGTGGCATGGCTGGACCCCCTGGACCTCCTGGTGCTCCTGGAGCCCCCGGAGGTGTCGGCCCCTCCGGCAAAAGCGGTGAACGCGGAGAGAGT GGTCCTGCTGGTCCCGTTGGTCCTGCTGGTATTGGTGGGCCCCGTGGTTCTTCT GGCCCTGCTGGTGCTAAGGGAGACAGAGGAGAGGCTGGTGAGGCTGGAGATAGAGGCCACAAGGGACACAGAGGACTCAGCGGACAGCCTGGTCTGCCTGGACCTCCT GGAGTTCATGGAGACAGAGGACCCGCTGGTGCTTCCGGACCCGCTGGACCCCGA GGACCATCTGGAAACAACGGCAGCCCTGGTAAGGACGGTCAGAACGGTATGCCCGGACCCATCGGACCCCCTGGACCTCGTGGTCGCAATGGAGAGTTGGGACCTTCT GGTCCTCCTGGACCTCCTGGACCCCCTGGACCTCCTGGAGCCCCTGGCAGTGCCTTTGAATTCGTCGCACCACCCCAGCAGGAGAAGGGCCCAGATCCTCTCCGTGGTGGCTACCGCGCTGATGACCCCAACATGATGCGCGACCGTGACATGGAGGTCGACACCACCTTGAAGACCCTGACCCAGAAGGTCGAGAATATCCGCAGCCCCGACGGCTCCCAGAAGAGCCCTGCTCGCATGTGCCGTGACCTGAGAATGTGCCACCCTGAATGGAAGAGCG GCACATACTGGGTTGACCCCAACCAGGGCTCTTCTCTGGACGCCATCCAGGTCCACTGCAACATGGAGACTGGAGAGACCTGCGTCTACCCCATCGATTCCAACATCCCCATGAAGAACTGGTACCTCAGCAAGAACCTCAGAGAGAAGAAGCACATCTGGTTCAGCGAGTCCATGACAGGTGGATTCCAG TTCCAGTATGGCACCGAGGGAGCTGATCCCGAGGACGTCAACATCCAGATCTCCTTCATGCGCCTGATGTCCAACCAGGCCTCACAGAACGTGACATATCACTGCAAGAACAGCATTGCCTACATGGATTCTGCAGCAGGCAACCTGAAGAAGGCCCTCCTTCTCCAGGGCTCCAACGATGTCGAGATCAGAGCCGAAGGCAACAGCCGCTTCACATACAGCGTCAGCGAGGATGGCTGCTCG TCACACACTGGCACATGGGGCAAGACAGTCATCGACTACAAGACATCGAAAACATCCCGACTGCCCATCATTGACATTGCTCCTATGGATGTTGGTGCACCCGATCAGGAATTTGGCGTTGAAGTTGGCCCCGTTTgcttcttgtaa